A single Methylobacterium sp. 17Sr1-1 DNA region contains:
- a CDS encoding branched-chain amino acid ABC transporter permease, giving the protein MPWLSENGILVGLALLDGLSYAAAVFMVAVGLNLVFGVLRVLNVAHGSLYAIGGYAAASLGLFAASLGAPPWLGLPILLAASVLVGVVLGPVIERLLLRRMQDREPVLQLLVTFALFMILEDLQKLVWGVQPVVFDAPLKWLGTVDVPFGQDVIPFTAYQLYVLPGVALATLAILAYVLRYTLTGRMVVAVTVDREAARAMGIDAAKVTMLTFTVGAALAALGGALAAPTVSLVPGVGASTIVLSFAVVATAGLGQIEGAALAALLIGLGRSFAVYVAPEFEVVVPYAIMVAVLLFRPQGLFGVAETRRI; this is encoded by the coding sequence ATGCCTTGGCTGTCGGAGAACGGAATCCTCGTCGGGCTCGCCCTGCTCGACGGGCTGTCCTACGCCGCCGCCGTGTTCATGGTGGCGGTGGGCTTGAACCTGGTGTTCGGCGTGCTGCGGGTGCTCAACGTCGCCCATGGCAGCCTCTACGCCATCGGCGGCTACGCCGCGGCCTCCCTCGGGCTGTTCGCCGCCTCGCTCGGCGCGCCGCCCTGGCTCGGCTTGCCGATCCTGCTCGCGGCCTCCGTGCTGGTCGGCGTGGTGCTCGGGCCGGTGATCGAGCGGCTGCTGCTGCGGCGGATGCAGGACCGCGAGCCGGTGCTGCAGCTCCTCGTCACCTTCGCGCTGTTCATGATCCTGGAGGACCTGCAGAAGCTGGTCTGGGGCGTGCAGCCGGTGGTGTTCGACGCGCCGCTGAAGTGGCTCGGTACGGTCGACGTGCCGTTCGGCCAGGACGTGATCCCGTTCACCGCCTACCAGCTCTACGTGCTGCCGGGGGTGGCGCTCGCCACCCTCGCCATTCTCGCCTACGTGCTCCGCTACACGCTCACCGGCCGGATGGTCGTGGCGGTCACGGTCGACCGCGAGGCGGCCCGCGCAATGGGCATCGACGCCGCCAAGGTGACAATGCTCACCTTCACGGTGGGCGCCGCGCTGGCGGCGCTCGGCGGCGCGCTCGCCGCCCCCACCGTCTCGCTGGTGCCGGGCGTCGGCGCCTCGACCATCGTGCTCTCCTTCGCGGTGGTGGCGACCGCGGGCCTCGGCCAGATCGAGGGCGCGGCTTTGGCCGCCCTGCTGATCGGCCTCGGCCGCTCCTTCGCGGTCTACGTCGCGCCGGAATTCGAGGTGGTGGTGCCCTACGCCATCATGGTGGCGGTGCTGCTGTTCCGGCCCCAAGGCCTGTTCGGCGTGGCGGAGACCCGGCGGATATGA
- a CDS encoding branched-chain amino acid ABC transporter permease — MTRRSETLLALAGAVLVVALAYAVPWLRFVLTIALAKGLAVLGILLLLRAGQVSFGHALYLALAAYTVAFGALVLPEALLLVPLAAILAGLLGLLIGLFVVRYREIFFGMLNLALSMVFYSVLEKFYALTHGADGIRLPPVTFLGRPLAGEAGEWTVLGLALVLALACGALVRVALASPLGEALAGIKTRETRLDFMGVSPKRVLLAAYVASAVMAGFAGAIIALTTRHVTPALSYWTTSGELVFIAILGGAGSVIGPFLGAAAYELTRVYAAATFANAWQLVLGLVLLGVIVFAPGGLWGMIASRRRAA; from the coding sequence ATGACCCGCCGCTCCGAAACCCTTTTGGCGCTCGCCGGCGCCGTGCTGGTCGTCGCGCTCGCCTACGCGGTGCCGTGGCTGCGCTTCGTCCTCACCATCGCGCTGGCCAAGGGGCTGGCGGTGCTCGGCATCCTGCTGCTGCTGCGCGCCGGCCAGGTCAGCTTCGGCCACGCCCTCTACCTCGCGCTCGCCGCCTACACGGTGGCGTTCGGCGCTCTTGTCCTGCCGGAGGCCCTGCTGCTCGTGCCGCTTGCGGCCATCCTCGCCGGATTGCTCGGCCTGCTCATCGGGCTCTTCGTGGTGCGCTACCGCGAGATCTTCTTCGGCATGCTGAATCTCGCGCTCAGCATGGTGTTCTACTCGGTGCTGGAAAAATTCTACGCCCTCACCCACGGCGCCGACGGCATCCGGCTGCCGCCGGTCACGTTCCTGGGCCGGCCGCTCGCCGGCGAGGCGGGGGAGTGGACGGTGCTGGGGCTTGCCCTCGTCCTGGCGCTCGCCTGCGGCGCCCTGGTGCGGGTGGCCCTGGCCTCCCCGCTCGGCGAGGCGCTCGCCGGCATCAAGACCCGCGAGACGCGGCTCGACTTCATGGGCGTGTCGCCGAAGCGCGTGCTGCTGGCGGCCTACGTCGCCTCGGCCGTGATGGCGGGCTTCGCCGGGGCGATCATCGCCCTCACCACCCGCCACGTGACGCCGGCCTTGAGCTACTGGACCACCTCGGGCGAGCTCGTCTTCATCGCGATCCTCGGCGGGGCCGGCAGCGTGATCGGGCCGTTCCTGGGCGCGGCGGCCTACGAGCTGACCCGCGTCTACGCGGCGGCCACCTTCGCCAATGCCTGGCAGCTGGTGCTCGGCCTCGTGCTGCTCGGGGTCATCGTGTTCGCGCCGGGCGGCCTCTGGGGCATGATTGCGAGCCGCAGGAGGGCCGCATGA